In Tachypleus tridentatus isolate NWPU-2018 chromosome 7, ASM421037v1, whole genome shotgun sequence, a genomic segment contains:
- the LOC143257898 gene encoding tryptophan--tRNA ligase, mitochondrial-like has protein sequence MKAVTDFTSAVTFSPEERPGVSNLINIHNLFTGLTPEEICEQSMCLETAQYKLVLAEIVIEKLKPLQKRIDNILKEPQHIQYVLQKGAEKATEIAISTMTQVKKLLGML, from the coding sequence ATGAAGGCAGTTACAGACTTTACGTCAGCTGTAACATTCTCCCCAGAAGAGCGTCCAGGTGTAAGTAACTTGATAAACATCCATAATCTGTTTACAGGTCTAACTCCAGAGGAAATCTGTGAACAAAGTATGTGTCTTGAGACAGCACAATACAAGCTGGTGTTAGCTGAAATAGTTATTGAAAAACTTAAACCTCTTCAGAAGAGGATAGATAATATTCTGAAAGAACCCCAACATATTCAATATGTATTACAGAAAGGAGCAGAAAAAGCAACTGAAATTGCTATAAGCACAATGACACAAGTTAAAAAGTTACTAGGAATGCTTTAG
- the LOC143257610 gene encoding general transcription factor II-I repeat domain-containing protein 2-like isoform X1, whose protein sequence is MVRKVLLCGNKKPESYLCDMHQKCCRFERDIRRHYETKHRSTYLKFSGKFHSEKSESMKRVYESQKNLFMRKFAENESVTRTSYKIVHRMAEQGKPFTDGNIIKECMMEAANELCPEKANFFENISLSATPVVRRVEELGENIALQIHQKARNFLWYSLALDKSIVLWSTSQLLVFIHGVNLDFQIMEELASVCSTHGRTSGEDIFMEVHKTLQDYNLQWNQLRGVTVDGEKHMARVKKGLVGLIRKQLEDLQLPSALFIHCTMHQQALCGKDLDISCILKPVISAVNFIRGHALNHCQFKAFLEEIDSDFCDLLYYMAVAWLSWGKVLSHFYKLRREIDIFLIEKYRDDLLLSDPTWLSKLSFLVDITSHMNELNLKLQEKNNLVCDLYRIIKGFRRKLSLFEAHLEGGNLSFSVFQ, encoded by the coding sequence caacatatttgaaattttcaggaaagttccatTCTGAGAAAtctgaatccatgaaacgtgtttatgaatctcaaaagaatctcttcatgagaaagtttgctgaaaatgaatctgtcactcgtacaagttacaaaatagtgcataggatggcagagcaaggaaaaccttttactgacggcaacatcatcaaagagtgtatgatggaagcagcaaatgagctgtgtcctgaaaaagccaatttctttgaaaatatcagcctttcagcaactccAGTTGTACGGAGAgtagaagaacttggagagaacatcgcattacagatacaccaaaaagctagaaacttcttatggtattctctggcattGGACAAGTCTATTGTTCTCtggagtacgtcacaacttcttgTGTTCATTCATGGAGTTAATTTAGACTTTCAGATCatggaagagttggcatcagtttgcagcacgcACGGAAGAACaagtggagaagacattttcatggaagtgcataaaactttgcaagactataaccttcagtggaatcagcttagaggtgtaacagttgatggagaaAAACACATGGCtcgagtaaagaagggtctggtggggctgatcaggaaacagttggaagatcttcaactcccaagcgctctgttcatacactgcaccatgcatcagcaagcactctgtggaaaagacttagatatttcttgcatactgaaaccagtcatttctgcagtgaatttcattcggggtcatgcacttaatcattgccagttcaaggcgtttcttgaagaaattgattcggatttctgtgacttgcttTATTACATGGCAGTAGCGTGGCTCAGCTGGGGTAAAGTCTTGTCtcatttttataagctgagaagagaaatagatatatttcttatcgagaaatatagagacGATctacttctgtcggatccaacctggttgtcaaagttgtcatttttggttgacatcacatcccacatgaatgaactgaacttgaaacttcaggagaagaataaccttgtctgtgatctttatagaatcattaaaggatttcggagaaagctgtcattgtttgaagcacacttggaaggaggaaacctctcattttcagtgtttcaatga